From one Arenicella chitinivorans genomic stretch:
- a CDS encoding LytR/AlgR family response regulator transcription factor yields MTTTLTRCLIVDDEALARELIETHLKQLNGFEVVASCASAIEASQVLQSESVDLMFLDIEMPVLKGTDFYTNLANKPKVIFTTAYRDYAVDGFELNAVDYLLKPVVFARFFRAIERYKATLSGKTSTAVSNELNSAGPATIFVRKDRKQVKLVLQDILYVQGLKDYVKVVMSADSHVIKSGIGAFAEQLGSEFVRIHKSFIVNRRKVTAFTNYDVEIGEIELPIGERYRAALEQTLMHDSG; encoded by the coding sequence ATGACGACAACATTGACACGATGCCTGATTGTGGATGACGAAGCGCTAGCGCGTGAACTCATTGAGACTCATCTGAAGCAATTGAATGGCTTTGAAGTCGTCGCCAGTTGCGCTAGCGCCATAGAAGCCAGTCAGGTGTTGCAGTCTGAATCCGTGGACCTGATGTTTCTGGATATCGAGATGCCGGTGTTGAAAGGGACCGATTTTTATACCAATCTGGCGAACAAGCCCAAGGTGATTTTCACCACTGCGTACCGGGATTACGCGGTCGATGGTTTCGAGTTGAATGCGGTGGATTATCTCTTGAAGCCGGTTGTCTTCGCGCGCTTCTTTAGGGCCATCGAGCGCTACAAAGCGACCTTGTCGGGCAAGACGTCAACGGCGGTAAGCAACGAACTTAACTCTGCCGGTCCCGCCACGATCTTTGTGCGCAAAGATCGCAAACAAGTCAAACTGGTGCTCCAAGATATTCTGTATGTACAAGGTTTGAAGGACTATGTAAAGGTGGTGATGAGCGCGGATTCGCACGTGATTAAGTCTGGAATTGGGGCCTTCGCTGAGCAGCTCGGTAGCGAATTCGTACGTATCCATAAGTCTTTCATCGTCAATCGCCGCAAAGTAACCGCCTTCACCAACTATGACGTGGAGATTGGTGAGATTGAGCTGCCAATCGGCGAGCGGTACCGAGCAGCTCTCGAACAAACGCTCATGCACGACTCGGGCTAG
- a CDS encoding class I SAM-dependent methyltransferase has protein sequence MTPSLFRLFIHQLVAIVLLSPCYTVGASDNTPISQARLQQVLASPDRLDSDRGRDSDRQPARVLTFSDLAAAETVLDLYAGGGWYSEIMARAIGPDGVVYAHNDALTWRFGQAELIRRTADARLPNVIRIDKVPLASIDMPDQSVDLAFMAINYHDLFFTHRVRNGKRQVMRDGVVDHRAALANIRRMLKPRGRLIISDHLAHPGSGYVAANDLHRIDPAIVRHQLEKAGFELEAEGYFLRNPNDDLNLLVFDPAIRGKTSRFIYKFVKQ, from the coding sequence ATGACACCTTCTCTCTTTCGTTTATTCATTCACCAACTCGTTGCCATTGTGCTGCTCAGCCCGTGTTATACCGTTGGCGCGTCTGATAATACACCCATTTCACAGGCTCGATTGCAGCAGGTTTTAGCCAGCCCCGATCGATTGGATTCGGACCGTGGTCGTGATTCAGATCGACAGCCTGCGCGCGTGTTGACGTTCAGCGATCTTGCTGCAGCGGAAACCGTGCTGGATTTGTACGCCGGCGGTGGCTGGTATAGCGAAATCATGGCGCGCGCCATTGGGCCGGATGGTGTGGTTTATGCGCACAACGACGCACTGACTTGGCGATTCGGGCAAGCAGAATTGATACGTCGAACCGCGGATGCCCGTCTGCCCAATGTCATCCGTATAGATAAAGTGCCCTTAGCGTCAATCGACATGCCAGACCAAAGTGTGGACTTGGCGTTTATGGCGATTAACTATCATGATCTGTTTTTTACCCATCGTGTTCGTAATGGTAAGCGGCAGGTGATGCGTGACGGCGTGGTCGATCACCGGGCTGCTTTGGCAAATATTCGCCGAATGCTTAAGCCGCGTGGTCGACTTATTATCAGTGATCACCTGGCGCATCCGGGCAGTGGTTATGTGGCGGCGAATGACCTGCACCGTATTGATCCGGCGATTGTACGACATCAGCTTGAAAAAGCTGGGTTCGAGCTAGAGGCAGAGGGGTATTTCTTACGGAACCCAAATGACGATTTAAACCTGCTGGTGTTCGACCCTGCAATCCGTGGCAAAACAAGTCGGTTTATCTACAAGTTCGTGAAGCAGTAA
- a CDS encoding 2TM domain-containing protein has translation MVVRKLRIKRGWSQQQLAEFSGLSVRTIQRIERGQTPGLETLKSLAAVFEIDLTELQQETPMTTTEVSTYEEQRAIEQVRDIKGFYSHLITYVIVIGCLFAVNLILHPGYIWAKWTAFGWGIGVISHGVSVFEVFNFFGPEWEKKQVEKRLGKKL, from the coding sequence ATGGTCGTCAGAAAACTCCGAATAAAACGTGGTTGGTCACAACAACAGCTTGCTGAATTCAGCGGATTAAGTGTTCGCACAATTCAACGCATTGAGCGTGGCCAAACACCGGGTTTAGAGACTTTAAAATCCCTCGCTGCTGTGTTTGAAATTGATCTAACCGAATTGCAACAGGAGACCCCTATGACTACGACAGAAGTATCGACTTACGAAGAGCAGCGTGCCATCGAACAAGTACGCGACATCAAAGGATTTTACTCACACTTGATTACCTACGTGATCGTGATAGGCTGCCTTTTTGCCGTGAATCTAATCTTACACCCGGGTTATATCTGGGCTAAATGGACCGCATTTGGCTGGGGCATCGGTGTCATTTCGCACGGTGTTAGCGTGTTTGAGGTGTTCAACTTTTTTGGTCCTGAATGGGAGAAAAAACAAGTTGAAAAGCGCTTGGGTAAGAAGTTGTAA
- a CDS encoding propionyl-CoA synthetase has product MNAHLQRQAAKNNYRAEYTNWQSNPEQFWLQQANQLDWFTAPSIANKSDSGVTHWFPDGQMNTCYMALDYHVEHGRGDQLALIYDSPVTGVQTTYTYRELTDHVANMAGALARLGVAKGDTVVIYMPMVPQAAMAMLACARIGAIHSVVFGGFAAPELAARIDDAKPKLILSASCGIEISRTIAYKPLLDAALELAQHQPDHCVVLQREQLRAEMTPGRDIDWLSWLAGAQPHAPVSVSGADPLYILYTSGTTGSPKGVVRANGGHAVALKYSMHTVYSMQPGDTFWSASDVGWVVGHSYIVYGPLLHGCTTIFYEGKPILTPDAGAFWRVINDYNVNALFAAPTAFRAIRGSDANCELIKQYDTSSLRTVFAAGERLDPATLEWMQAHIGVDIIDNWWQTETGWPIVANPVGLEKLPVKSGSATVPTPGFEIHILDEQGKQLGAGEQGNVAIKLPLPPGCLTTLWNNDARFKQAYLSDYDGYYTTGDGGYIDEDGYVFIMGRVDDVINTAGHRLSTGDIEEVLSKHPWVSECAVVAQADELKGEVPVGFLVAALPEDQSRELAVQQLNEELVAAVRKEIGPLACYKTSHVVTKLPKTRSGKILRKTIKQIMHGESPTTPPTIEDPSALDVIQAAMQTNA; this is encoded by the coding sequence ATGAACGCACACCTTCAGCGCCAGGCTGCGAAAAACAACTATCGCGCGGAATACACCAACTGGCAATCCAATCCTGAGCAGTTCTGGTTACAACAAGCTAACCAGTTAGACTGGTTTACTGCGCCGTCTATCGCAAACAAATCGGACAGTGGCGTGACGCACTGGTTCCCCGACGGGCAGATGAATACCTGTTACATGGCACTCGATTACCACGTTGAACATGGGCGAGGCGATCAGCTGGCCTTGATCTATGACTCCCCGGTCACCGGCGTCCAAACGACCTACACCTATCGAGAACTGACCGACCATGTGGCAAACATGGCTGGCGCACTGGCCAGACTGGGCGTCGCAAAGGGCGACACAGTGGTGATCTATATGCCAATGGTGCCGCAGGCGGCCATGGCCATGCTGGCTTGTGCCCGCATTGGTGCCATTCACTCAGTGGTGTTTGGCGGGTTTGCGGCACCAGAACTGGCAGCGCGAATTGATGATGCGAAGCCTAAGCTCATTCTAAGTGCGTCTTGCGGCATCGAAATCTCACGCACCATCGCCTACAAACCATTACTGGATGCCGCACTCGAACTAGCCCAACACCAGCCGGATCATTGTGTGGTTTTGCAACGGGAGCAATTACGCGCAGAGATGACACCGGGACGCGACATCGACTGGTTGAGTTGGCTGGCTGGCGCTCAACCGCACGCCCCGGTGTCCGTGTCAGGGGCAGACCCGCTGTATATTTTGTATACCTCTGGCACAACAGGCTCACCCAAAGGCGTAGTACGTGCCAATGGCGGTCATGCTGTGGCGCTCAAGTACAGTATGCATACTGTGTATAGCATGCAACCTGGCGATACGTTTTGGTCTGCATCGGATGTCGGTTGGGTTGTAGGCCACTCCTACATTGTGTATGGCCCCTTGCTGCATGGTTGCACCACTATCTTTTATGAGGGCAAACCTATTCTCACACCGGATGCTGGTGCCTTCTGGCGCGTTATCAACGACTATAACGTCAATGCCTTGTTCGCAGCACCGACCGCGTTTCGTGCGATCCGTGGCAGCGACGCCAATTGCGAGCTAATCAAACAGTATGACACCTCATCACTGCGAACCGTTTTCGCGGCTGGTGAGCGACTTGATCCGGCGACGTTGGAATGGATGCAAGCCCATATTGGCGTCGACATCATCGACAACTGGTGGCAAACCGAAACTGGTTGGCCGATTGTCGCGAACCCAGTTGGTCTGGAAAAATTACCGGTCAAAAGCGGTTCGGCTACCGTTCCTACACCTGGATTTGAAATACATATTCTGGATGAGCAAGGCAAACAACTTGGCGCTGGCGAACAAGGCAATGTGGCGATTAAACTACCGCTACCACCGGGCTGTCTGACCACTTTGTGGAACAATGATGCCCGGTTCAAACAAGCATACCTTAGCGATTACGATGGCTACTACACCACCGGCGATGGCGGCTACATCGACGAAGACGGTTACGTATTCATCATGGGACGCGTGGACGATGTGATTAACACCGCTGGACATCGTCTCTCCACTGGCGATATCGAAGAGGTGCTAAGCAAGCATCCTTGGGTGTCTGAGTGCGCGGTTGTGGCCCAGGCAGACGAACTTAAAGGCGAAGTACCGGTCGGATTTCTGGTCGCCGCCTTGCCTGAAGACCAGTCTCGTGAGCTTGCGGTGCAGCAATTAAACGAGGAACTGGTGGCCGCCGTTCGCAAAGAGATCGGACCACTTGCCTGCTATAAAACAAGCCATGTGGTGACCAAATTACCAAAGACGCGGTCCGGCAAAATTCTACGCAAAACGATCAAGCAAATCATGCACGGAGAATCGCCGACCACACCACCAACCATTGAAGACCCAAGCGCACTAGACGTTATTCAAGCGGCAATGCAGACGAACGCGTAG
- a CDS encoding RimK family alpha-L-glutamate ligase — MSKQSPKTVVGNQEWCAFPELGIPAVKARVDSGAKTSSLHAFNVRRFRRGKQAWISFDVHPVQKNRTVVVKCEQPLLDMRVVKSSSGVPETRYVIRTAMRMGDQQWEVDLTLANRDSMGFRMLLGRQAMHGRVVVDPSLENALGDHNSAALNSMYQHAAAERQGLRIAVLASNPEDYNNRRLLEAGRARGHDMVFLNISQCHMRLDALEPEVLFRGSPLAEDLDAVIPRVRAQVTYYGAALVRQFESMGILSINSAVAIAQSQDRLLVMQSMLKHGIPIPTSGFAHSPADAEALIDMVGGTPVLIKPVAMRSGGSAAKADDLPTAKQLITTARQIDENLLVQEYMAAASGRSIRSLVVNQKPVATLAYQAETRADQIEVGTVVGTAKLTAAERTLVAKATKALSLSVARVDLIRTEEGTLLLGVVAAPDFEPFERQGRKRVAESVIAAIEKKLRWRAGE, encoded by the coding sequence ATGAGCAAACAATCCCCTAAAACCGTGGTAGGTAACCAGGAATGGTGTGCGTTTCCGGAGCTTGGCATTCCTGCCGTGAAAGCTCGGGTGGATTCGGGTGCAAAAACATCGTCTTTGCACGCTTTCAATGTGCGCCGGTTCCGTCGAGGCAAACAAGCGTGGATCAGCTTTGATGTACACCCGGTGCAGAAAAATCGAACGGTGGTGGTTAAGTGCGAGCAACCGCTTCTCGACATGCGGGTGGTGAAAAGTTCCAGCGGCGTGCCCGAGACGCGCTATGTTATCCGTACCGCGATGCGGATGGGCGATCAGCAATGGGAGGTCGACCTCACGTTGGCCAATCGCGATTCCATGGGGTTTCGTATGCTCCTCGGGCGCCAGGCCATGCACGGTCGCGTGGTGGTAGATCCATCACTGGAAAACGCATTAGGTGACCACAATAGCGCGGCACTGAATAGCATGTACCAGCACGCGGCCGCCGAGCGTCAAGGTTTGCGGATTGCTGTGCTGGCGAGTAACCCGGAAGACTACAACAATCGACGTTTGTTGGAAGCTGGGCGGGCGCGCGGGCACGACATGGTGTTTTTAAATATTAGTCAATGCCATATGAGGTTGGACGCCTTAGAGCCAGAAGTGCTTTTTCGAGGGTCTCCTTTGGCGGAAGATCTGGATGCCGTGATTCCGCGTGTCAGAGCGCAGGTCACTTACTACGGCGCGGCCTTAGTGCGACAATTTGAAAGCATGGGGATTTTGTCCATCAACTCGGCGGTCGCGATCGCCCAGTCGCAAGATCGACTGTTGGTGATGCAGTCCATGCTTAAGCACGGTATCCCTATACCAACCTCTGGTTTCGCCCATTCCCCGGCGGATGCCGAGGCGTTGATCGACATGGTTGGCGGCACACCTGTATTGATCAAACCTGTGGCGATGCGGTCAGGCGGCTCGGCAGCGAAAGCCGATGATTTACCGACCGCCAAACAGCTCATCACCACGGCGCGACAAATAGATGAGAATCTGCTGGTGCAGGAGTACATGGCCGCTGCGTCGGGGCGCTCGATTCGCAGTTTGGTGGTCAATCAGAAACCGGTGGCGACGTTGGCGTATCAGGCCGAGACACGTGCGGATCAGATTGAAGTTGGGACCGTGGTTGGCACAGCCAAGTTGACGGCTGCCGAGCGGACGCTGGTCGCCAAAGCGACTAAGGCGCTAAGTTTGTCCGTTGCGCGGGTTGACTTGATTCGCACCGAAGAGGGCACGTTGCTTCTCGGGGTTGTTGCTGCACCGGACTTCGAACCGTTTGAGCGGCAGGGTCGCAAACGTGTGGCGGAGTCGGTGATCGCGGCAATTGAAAAGAAGTTACGATGGCGCGCTGGCGAGTGA
- a CDS encoding TonB-dependent receptor has product MKQIIGVVSLCVACQVPAQELEEIVVKAHPLSDNGLSQAATVLRGDELSEQLKSSLGETVASLPGVRSASFGGAVGRPVIHGMGGARVKTTEDRIDTMDASVTSGDHAVTVEPFIADQVTVLKGASTLLYGSGAIGGVVDTHTGRVPTSVPEETVTGRAEVRATDNGDGRAGAVRLDGRATGSLAWHLDAFIKESGDYEIPGETESAILRAFEGEAHEAHAEDSTGLLEGSYFDAAGGSVGFSWVGERGMFGISVSKTDAEYGLLVAHAHEHGDEHDHDEDHDEDHDEDHDEDHDEDHDEDHDEDHDEDHDEDHDEDHDEDHDEDHDEDHDEEEGLGMIDLAQTRVDIEAQLNDPFAGIENINLRVGLNDYEHKEIEANGEVATVFDNQAWEARLQANHHAIAGFEGTLGLQLSDRDFSALGEEAFVPPVTSKTTGVFWVAERPLGAASLELGARLEQVEHTPDLGPVRDFDVASASLGFVIPQTEQFSWSVLFDYSERAPSIEELYSFGPHFATQSFEVGRDDLDVESGLSFTVSGNYESDLFDARATAYRTEFDNYIYQADTGDEDEGLPVRVYAQSDVRFVGLDLEVGFHLGAIAGGDLDLTGMFDTVEAELTGPIDGYLPRIPADRIGVGLVWHNDAVRASINYQDVDTQDKVAQAELPTAGYTDLSASLSYRFTVSGTDIVMFLNGRNLQDREQRHHTSFVKDIAPAPGRTIEAGLRFQF; this is encoded by the coding sequence GTGAAACAAATTATTGGTGTTGTATCGTTGTGCGTAGCCTGTCAGGTCCCGGCACAGGAATTAGAAGAAATCGTAGTCAAAGCACATCCGCTATCGGATAACGGCCTGTCGCAAGCGGCCACTGTGTTGCGTGGTGATGAACTCTCGGAACAGCTTAAGAGTTCCTTGGGGGAAACCGTGGCAAGCCTACCCGGTGTGCGCAGTGCTAGCTTTGGTGGCGCGGTTGGCCGCCCCGTGATTCATGGCATGGGTGGTGCTCGTGTCAAGACCACTGAAGATCGAATTGATACGATGGATGCTTCCGTCACCAGTGGTGACCATGCGGTCACGGTTGAACCCTTCATCGCAGATCAAGTCACCGTGCTCAAAGGTGCTAGTACCTTACTGTACGGTTCAGGTGCTATTGGTGGCGTGGTCGATACGCATACCGGACGGGTGCCGACCAGTGTGCCGGAAGAGACCGTAACGGGCCGTGCCGAGGTACGCGCAACAGACAATGGTGATGGGCGTGCCGGGGCGGTTCGTTTGGACGGTCGTGCTACTGGCTCTTTGGCATGGCATTTGGATGCCTTCATTAAAGAATCGGGCGATTACGAGATTCCGGGTGAAACAGAGTCTGCCATTCTGCGCGCGTTCGAAGGGGAAGCGCACGAAGCGCATGCGGAAGATTCAACAGGGCTACTCGAAGGCAGCTATTTTGATGCAGCTGGTGGCTCAGTAGGCTTCAGTTGGGTAGGTGAGCGCGGAATGTTTGGCATATCCGTTAGCAAGACTGACGCGGAATATGGTTTGCTCGTAGCGCACGCACACGAACATGGCGATGAGCACGATCACGACGAAGATCACGACGAAGATCACGACGAAGATCACGACGAAGATCATGACGAAGATCATGACGAAGATCACGACGAAGATCATGACGAAGATCATGACGAAGATCATGACGAAGATCATGACGAAGATCATGACGAAGATCATGACGAAGATCATGACGAAGAAGAAGGTCTAGGCATGATCGATCTGGCGCAAACTCGCGTCGATATCGAGGCGCAGCTTAACGATCCGTTTGCCGGTATCGAGAACATTAATTTGCGTGTTGGTCTGAACGACTATGAGCACAAAGAGATTGAGGCAAATGGTGAAGTGGCAACCGTTTTTGACAATCAAGCATGGGAAGCGCGGCTACAAGCGAATCACCATGCGATTGCCGGCTTCGAAGGGACGCTTGGTTTGCAACTAAGTGATCGGGATTTTAGCGCCCTAGGGGAAGAAGCGTTTGTGCCGCCAGTCACGTCAAAGACCACGGGCGTCTTTTGGGTCGCTGAGCGACCTTTGGGTGCAGCGTCATTGGAACTTGGTGCCCGGCTTGAGCAAGTAGAACATACGCCCGACCTGGGGCCAGTGCGCGATTTTGATGTCGCCAGTGCGTCATTGGGCTTCGTGATTCCGCAAACTGAGCAGTTCTCATGGTCGGTCTTGTTCGACTATTCAGAGCGCGCTCCGAGTATTGAAGAGCTTTACTCATTCGGGCCTCACTTTGCGACACAATCATTTGAAGTCGGGCGCGATGATTTAGACGTTGAGTCAGGCCTGAGTTTTACCGTTAGCGGAAATTATGAATCTGATTTGTTCGACGCGCGCGCAACTGCGTACCGTACCGAGTTCGATAACTACATCTACCAAGCGGACACGGGTGATGAGGATGAGGGGTTACCCGTTCGAGTTTATGCGCAAAGTGATGTTCGGTTTGTTGGTCTGGACCTTGAGGTCGGCTTTCATCTCGGCGCGATTGCCGGTGGTGACTTAGACTTGACCGGCATGTTTGATACGGTGGAAGCGGAGTTGACTGGACCGATCGATGGCTATCTTCCACGTATTCCTGCGGATCGCATCGGCGTTGGTTTGGTCTGGCATAACGACGCCGTAAGAGCATCGATCAACTACCAAGATGTGGACACACAAGACAAAGTCGCGCAGGCAGAGCTGCCAACGGCAGGTTACACAGACCTGAGTGCGAGCTTGTCGTATCGATTCACTGTGTCAGGCACCGACATCGTCATGTTCTTGAATGGCCGGAATCTGCAGGACCGTGAGCAACGTCATCATACTTCCTTTGTGAAGGACATCGCGCCAGCACCAGGGCGTACCATTGAAGCTGGACTGCGTTTTCAGTTCTAA
- a CDS encoding DMT family transporter — protein sequence MKNAVLYILTVLIWGSTWLAIEFQLGEVHVITSVAYRFVIAAVLMWLFCWLRGIPLRYSLHNHAFMLLLALFNFSLNYAIIYSSQVYLSSAMTSVAFSTMLLMNIVNTRLFFGSKISPRVYIGAIFGIGGILTLFWEDLHLHQSDNQLIGLSLVLLAALTASIGNMVSVRNSRAGMNVFAVNAWGMLYGALMLILVIAVSDIEFGFSMQPAYVISLLYLSVFGTVIAFATYYLLLNSMGPEKASYSIVLFPVVAVILSSLFEGFVWTGYTILGFCLVLLGNAIVLTPVDRLRRGITKATV from the coding sequence ATGAAAAACGCTGTTCTTTACATTCTTACCGTGCTGATCTGGGGTTCCACCTGGTTGGCAATCGAATTTCAATTGGGCGAAGTCCATGTTATTACCTCTGTGGCTTACCGCTTTGTCATTGCGGCCGTATTAATGTGGCTGTTCTGCTGGTTGCGCGGTATTCCACTGCGTTATTCGCTGCACAATCATGCGTTTATGCTGCTCCTCGCCTTGTTCAATTTCAGCCTCAACTACGCGATTATTTACAGCAGTCAGGTCTACCTCAGCTCCGCCATGACGTCGGTGGCGTTTTCCACCATGTTATTGATGAATATCGTGAACACACGCCTCTTTTTCGGCAGCAAGATCAGCCCACGCGTATACATCGGAGCCATATTCGGCATCGGCGGTATTTTAACGTTGTTCTGGGAAGACCTGCATTTACACCAGAGCGACAATCAATTAATCGGTTTAAGCTTGGTACTACTGGCCGCGCTTACCGCATCCATCGGCAACATGGTCAGTGTGCGTAATTCACGTGCCGGCATGAATGTGTTTGCCGTTAACGCCTGGGGGATGCTGTATGGTGCGCTCATGCTGATTCTGGTGATTGCGGTCAGCGATATTGAGTTCGGGTTTTCAATGCAACCAGCCTACGTAATTTCACTCTTGTACTTGTCCGTGTTCGGCACCGTGATTGCCTTCGCAACTTACTATCTATTGCTCAATAGCATGGGACCGGAGAAAGCCAGCTACTCGATTGTGCTGTTCCCCGTGGTTGCAGTCATCTTAAGCAGTCTGTTTGAGGGGTTTGTCTGGACCGGTTACACCATCCTTGGGTTTTGCTTGGTTCTGCTTGGCAACGCAATTGTCCTCACGCCGGTCGATCGGTTGCGCCGCGGCATCACTAAAGCCACCGTCTAG
- a CDS encoding aminotransferase-like domain-containing protein, producing MSIAIQRENTEFLYQQVIAIIREMQTSGTLRPGDRLPSLRALSRKLSVSIPTIRQAYVELERLDVIEARPKSGYFLRVEQTAVQPKRARLARKPMPVKRQNLIEDVFASVFGALNQPGQVALGVANPTAAFPSDKALARIMRQVLAKSGANSLNYCPMDGFPPLKRQLALRYLDQGLQVSPDEVLITNGAQEALAIALQCVAERGDVIAVESPVYFGVLELIESLGMMALEIPLCPDDGLWLEDLRTALDAHPVKACIFSTSISNPLGSFMPDERRAQLVALLESRDIPLIEDDVYGDLYFTEARGTPAQVYSRKGLVITCASFSKTAAPGYRVGWLVSNRYLDHARRLKRAMSCSSSLLNQWTLSEFVASGDYDRAMLNLRRVLRANKDRAVALVKQHFPPETRVTDPLGGGVLWIELPAGKDSGRLFQVALAHDIAVTPGILFSVSNCYKRCVRVSYGLPWSDAVDAAFATLGRLCASPEV from the coding sequence ATGTCGATAGCCATACAGCGCGAGAACACCGAATTTCTTTATCAGCAAGTGATTGCCATAATCCGTGAGATGCAAACCAGCGGTACCTTGCGTCCGGGTGACCGGCTACCGTCACTCAGAGCACTAAGTCGCAAGCTATCGGTGAGTATTCCCACGATTCGTCAGGCCTACGTAGAGTTGGAGCGACTGGATGTGATTGAAGCGCGTCCGAAGTCGGGCTATTTTTTGCGTGTAGAACAGACTGCTGTACAGCCAAAACGTGCGCGATTGGCGCGCAAGCCGATGCCGGTCAAACGTCAGAATTTGATTGAAGATGTGTTTGCAAGTGTATTTGGCGCGCTGAACCAACCTGGTCAGGTAGCCCTTGGTGTTGCCAATCCTACGGCGGCATTCCCTTCTGATAAAGCGCTGGCACGGATCATGCGTCAAGTGCTTGCGAAATCCGGAGCTAACTCGCTGAATTATTGCCCCATGGATGGGTTTCCGCCGTTAAAACGGCAACTTGCATTACGCTACTTGGATCAAGGTTTACAAGTCAGTCCGGACGAAGTGTTGATCACCAATGGTGCGCAGGAAGCATTGGCTATTGCATTGCAGTGTGTGGCTGAACGCGGTGACGTGATCGCGGTTGAGTCGCCGGTGTATTTCGGTGTGCTGGAATTGATCGAAAGCCTGGGGATGATGGCGTTGGAAATACCGCTTTGTCCTGACGACGGCTTGTGGTTGGAAGACTTGCGCACGGCGCTGGATGCGCATCCGGTAAAGGCGTGTATTTTTTCGACCTCTATCAGTAATCCACTTGGGTCGTTTATGCCCGATGAGCGCCGCGCGCAATTGGTGGCACTGCTGGAGTCGCGAGACATCCCGCTGATTGAGGATGATGTTTACGGCGACCTGTATTTTACCGAGGCCCGCGGCACGCCAGCACAGGTTTATTCTCGTAAAGGCTTGGTTATCACCTGTGCTTCCTTCTCCAAAACCGCCGCGCCGGGCTATCGCGTCGGGTGGCTGGTATCGAACCGGTATCTCGATCACGCGCGCCGTTTGAAACGAGCGATGTCATGCTCCTCATCACTGCTCAATCAATGGACGTTGTCGGAGTTTGTGGCCAGCGGTGACTATGACCGGGCAATGCTGAATTTGCGCCGTGTGCTGCGCGCCAACAAAGATCGAGCGGTTGCCTTAGTCAAACAGCATTTTCCACCCGAAACTCGGGTAACGGATCCATTGGGCGGCGGCGTGCTGTGGATCGAGCTGCCAGCGGGTAAAGATTCCGGGCGTTTGTTCCAAGTGGCTTTGGCGCATGATATTGCCGTCACACCGGGCATTCTGTTTTCGGTCAGCAACTGCTACAAACGTTGCGTGCGTGTCAGTTATGGCCTGCCTTGGTCGGACGCGGTGGACGCCGCATTCGCAACATTAGGGCGTTTGTGTGCCTCGCCGGAAGTCTAA
- the gmk gene encoding guanylate kinase, which yields MTGKLFIISAPSGAGKTSLARALIANTGNARMSVSHTTRLRRASETDGVDYYFVTQSEFLSMADDGVFLEYAEVYGNYYGTSRHAVQTMLDEQTHVLLDIDWQGARLVRAQMPEAVSISILPPSVEELERRLRSRGSDSEDVIQSRMRQALDEMQHCREADFIVMNDDFNQALNDLTLILAGESDRIRPLTVDLDQLLADSAS from the coding sequence GTGACTGGCAAACTTTTTATTATCTCGGCGCCTTCCGGTGCTGGAAAAACCAGCTTAGCGCGCGCACTGATCGCCAATACCGGTAATGCCCGTATGTCAGTCTCGCATACCACCCGGTTACGCCGTGCAAGTGAAACCGACGGTGTGGACTACTACTTTGTCACGCAGAGCGAGTTTTTGTCGATGGCCGACGACGGCGTATTTCTTGAATACGCCGAGGTGTATGGCAATTACTACGGCACATCGCGGCACGCGGTACAGACCATGCTAGACGAACAGACGCATGTGTTGTTGGATATCGATTGGCAGGGCGCACGCTTAGTCCGCGCACAAATGCCCGAGGCCGTCAGTATTTCAATTTTGCCGCCGTCAGTAGAAGAACTGGAGCGGCGGTTGCGCAGTCGCGGTAGTGATTCTGAAGATGTGATACAAAGTCGAATGCGTCAGGCGTTGGATGAGATGCAGCACTGCCGCGAGGCGGATTTTATCGTTATGAATGACGATTTTAATCAGGCTTTGAATGATTTAACGCTGATACTGGCCGGGGAAAGTGATAGAATCCGGCCCCTTACGGTGGATTTAGACCAATTGCTCGCGGATTCTGCGAGTTAA
- the rpoZ gene encoding DNA-directed RNA polymerase subunit omega, giving the protein MARVTVEDCLNNVDNRFQLVLVATKRARQISLGADPFVAEENDKPTVIALREIAEGHVTRDILDDTIEKEVLEFVEEEPSEEGPAELDALTAALQAELAGASE; this is encoded by the coding sequence ATGGCTCGTGTAACGGTCGAAGATTGCTTAAATAATGTTGATAACCGCTTTCAGCTGGTGCTGGTAGCAACAAAACGTGCTCGCCAAATTTCATTGGGTGCTGATCCTTTCGTTGCGGAAGAGAACGATAAACCAACGGTGATTGCGCTGCGTGAGATCGCAGAGGGCCATGTGACGCGCGACATCTTGGACGACACAATCGAAAAAGAAGTGCTGGAATTTGTTGAGGAAGAGCCTTCAGAAGAAGGTCCAGCAGAGCTGGATGCCTTGACCGCAGCATTGCAAGCGGAGTTGGCCGGCGCGTCTGAATAA